From a single Acidobacteriota bacterium genomic region:
- a CDS encoding serine/threonine-protein kinase has product MGEVYLARDSRLDRNVALKRLGREFSADKERLERFISEARATSSLNHPNIFTIFEVLEDGGERYIVGELVEGRTLKELMRDDPPGLNAALDIAIQIASALDAAHKLGIVHRDIKPANIMVRQDGIVKVVDFGIAKIRPNFSTEQTDPEMPTVPMGSTQPGMMIGTPKYMSPEQARGHAVDPRSDIFSLGIVLYELFSGVRPFSGEEAVDLISSIIKDDPPSMLAYVAELPKQLDRIVEKALRKEREQRYQNIRDLQLDLEDLRDEIKYQARANRLSESTAQQAVHSTETGSSPSTSTLPASIVTTRRFTVLHALLFAAGLVLIGGLFWYFGLFAGTDRLTPDSFVSSEVANWVSAPGELFSSAKFSPDGKMIAFSSTRSGSKDIWVTQSGSVDSIPVTNDEFSDRDPVWSPKGDEVAYFSERPIAPGQAVSFGIWRSPALGGTPRSVAVLTDRGAEIRSWGRSGKIYFQSNGDLFALDLGSNRIENVTNFASDQVQVTFVDISADETEIAYVVERESNWSMFRKVIAGDREEAVFDSEARIESFHLSDDGEKIYFSSVDNGANQIFVIDRKASKPQRLTASESDNVVLDVSSDGRSILYGSVKEESSLWGVSLLNGKETALVRGLDVSFWPEVSGDDSALVFQTARNMNRGDRLYRTTIKSIELNGPRAEPNAVVVAESGVLPKWSPDGSTIAFIRINGQTRELRIANRNGGSERVVAAGGVSVPGYSVSPYNPIQNNSFDWTRDSKEIVYLSDRSGASNLWTVGVNGTDERQVTTNTDTKVSYYSPIWNSDGTAIAFSGQDQAISENGEKTTSLLVLDRSTLRQEKVYSTVASLRLLGWSAGEDALIAVETDSRSGLAKEVRLIEIPLITGRPRQISILANAYFYNILLSPDGRMAAYSARNEDLDDIWTVSLDGGEPKRATKNNDSSLNISRLAWLNDGNAVVFGKQSRFSLLSMLTYKEK; this is encoded by the coding sequence ATGGGTGAAGTGTATCTTGCACGCGATAGTCGTCTGGATCGAAACGTCGCGCTCAAGCGGCTCGGTCGCGAATTCTCTGCAGATAAAGAAAGGCTAGAGCGCTTTATTTCAGAGGCTCGAGCGACATCTTCATTGAATCATCCGAATATCTTTACGATCTTTGAGGTACTCGAGGACGGTGGCGAACGTTACATTGTTGGGGAACTCGTCGAGGGACGGACTCTTAAGGAACTAATGCGGGATGACCCACCCGGGTTGAACGCGGCCTTGGATATCGCGATCCAGATCGCCTCTGCTTTAGATGCCGCCCACAAACTTGGGATCGTTCATCGCGATATCAAACCGGCGAACATAATGGTGCGACAGGACGGTATCGTTAAGGTTGTTGATTTTGGGATCGCCAAGATCCGGCCAAATTTCTCGACTGAACAGACCGACCCGGAGATGCCAACGGTTCCGATGGGCAGTACGCAGCCCGGGATGATGATCGGGACGCCGAAATATATGTCACCGGAACAAGCCCGAGGACATGCGGTCGATCCTCGCAGCGATATTTTTAGCCTAGGGATCGTTCTATACGAGCTTTTTTCCGGCGTGCGGCCATTCTCGGGTGAGGAGGCAGTGGACCTCATCAGTTCGATAATCAAAGATGATCCGCCTTCAATGCTTGCTTACGTCGCGGAATTGCCGAAACAGCTAGATCGAATTGTTGAGAAGGCGTTGCGCAAAGAACGTGAGCAGCGGTACCAGAACATTCGCGATCTCCAGCTTGACCTTGAGGATCTCCGTGACGAGATCAAATATCAGGCAAGGGCGAATCGCCTGTCGGAGTCGACCGCTCAACAGGCTGTTCATTCGACAGAAACGGGTTCTAGCCCTTCGACGTCCACTTTGCCGGCATCAATTGTTACAACGCGGCGGTTCACGGTGCTGCATGCGTTGCTCTTCGCCGCGGGGCTTGTTTTGATCGGAGGCCTGTTCTGGTACTTTGGCCTTTTCGCCGGGACTGATAGGCTGACGCCGGATTCGTTCGTTTCGAGCGAGGTCGCAAATTGGGTGAGCGCTCCGGGCGAATTATTCAGCAGTGCGAAGTTTTCTCCGGACGGAAAGATGATCGCGTTCTCGTCCACACGGTCGGGGAGTAAGGATATTTGGGTAACGCAGTCTGGTTCTGTCGATTCTATACCGGTTACGAACGACGAATTCTCTGACCGCGATCCGGTCTGGTCGCCAAAAGGCGACGAGGTCGCCTATTTTTCAGAACGACCGATCGCCCCGGGCCAAGCTGTTTCGTTTGGCATCTGGCGTTCGCCGGCGCTAGGCGGAACGCCTCGTTCCGTTGCGGTGCTAACAGATCGCGGTGCTGAGATTCGCTCGTGGGGCCGCAGCGGCAAGATCTATTTTCAATCTAACGGTGATCTTTTCGCTCTTGATCTAGGCTCCAACCGGATAGAGAATGTGACAAACTTCGCCTCCGACCAGGTCCAGGTAACATTTGTGGATATCTCAGCGGACGAAACCGAGATCGCGTATGTCGTTGAGCGGGAAAGCAATTGGTCGATGTTTCGAAAAGTGATCGCTGGCGACCGTGAGGAAGCGGTCTTTGATTCAGAGGCCCGGATCGAGAGCTTTCATCTCTCTGATGATGGAGAGAAGATCTATTTCAGTTCGGTTGATAATGGTGCGAATCAGATCTTCGTTATCGACCGAAAGGCCAGCAAGCCGCAAAGGCTTACCGCGAGTGAGTCTGACAATGTGGTGCTCGACGTATCTTCGGACGGGAGATCGATACTTTACGGTTCGGTCAAAGAGGAATCATCTCTTTGGGGGGTTTCGCTCCTTAACGGCAAGGAAACAGCATTGGTTCGTGGACTGGACGTCTCGTTCTGGCCTGAAGTCTCCGGCGATGATTCTGCACTTGTGTTTCAGACGGCCCGAAACATGAACCGCGGCGATCGCCTTTACCGAACGACGATCAAGTCTATCGAGCTTAACGGGCCGCGTGCTGAGCCCAACGCAGTGGTCGTCGCTGAAAGTGGCGTTCTGCCGAAATGGTCGCCCGACGGCTCTACGATCGCGTTCATTCGGATCAACGGCCAAACGCGGGAATTGAGGATAGCAAATCGGAATGGAGGCAGTGAACGAGTGGTCGCCGCCGGAGGCGTTTCGGTTCCAGGCTACTCGGTGTCGCCGTATAACCCTATACAGAACAATTCGTTCGATTGGACCCGGGATAGCAAAGAGATCGTTTATCTTTCGGATCGTTCCGGGGCCTCAAATCTATGGACGGTTGGTGTGAACGGGACGGACGAACGTCAGGTAACCACTAATACTGACACCAAGGTGTCTTATTACTCGCCGATCTGGAACTCAGATGGAACTGCGATCGCATTTTCGGGCCAGGACCAGGCTATAAGCGAAAACGGCGAAAAGACTACGAGTCTGTTAGTGCTTGACCGTTCAACCCTTCGGCAAGAAAAGGTGTACAGTACAGTCGCTAGTTTGCGGCTTCTCGGATGGTCTGCGGGCGAGGATGCTCTGATAGCGGTCGAAACCGATTCCCGTTCGGGCCTTGCGAAAGAGGTCCGGCTTATCGAGATTCCATTGATTACCGGACGACCCAGACAGATATCTATCCTAGCGAATGCGTATTTCTATAATATTCTTCTAAGCCCGGATGGAAGAATGGCAGCGTACAGCGCCCGAAACGAGGATCTTGACGACATTTGGACGGTATCGCTCGACGGCGGTGAGCCGAAGCGAGCTACTAAGAACAATGACTCAAGCCTTAATATCTCAAGGCTTGCATGGCTTAACGACGGGAACGCTGTCGTATTTGGTAAGCAGTCGCGTTTCAGTTTGCTTTCGATGCTTACGTACAAGGAAAAGTAG
- a CDS encoding protein kinase: MDSDQLGKIEKIFHAALEVPADERASFLSHECGGDDQLRREIESLLEFESTAEHFLDEAPTVLAAEMLAERTSPKKLVGKTILHYKIVQLLGVGGMGEVYLAEDSRLNRAVALKLFPDMFSGDRGRMERFVLEARSASGLNHPNIITIHEIGESEGRKFIATEFVEGETLRELVATGKLLLASTLDIAIQVASALEKAHSVGIVHRDIKPDNIMVRPDGLVKVLDFGVAKLMERAEVEGPIESDMSALQNGDGTIAGSIIGTPNYMSPEQARGDDIDPRSDIFSFGSVLYEMLSGNKAFSGSDASEALETILHKHPIPFSEAAPAVPRTIAAIVNKCLKKQPEERYQQVGEVLADLRAERRRLEFDDIETNVTREDLTAVVTQNLSASSMGASRPTRRHLYAAGSMMMLLIALSSFAAYRYLTNTTEIQSIAVIPFANASGDPEMDYLSDGMTENLIRSLSTLQGLSVKARSTVFTYKGKDVPPKTIGEELNVATVLFGRLEQSEDGLRLGLELVETATQNVLWSAEYSRELDDLILLQRDVARDVSGRLRPQLTAVDRSRVAQNYTTNSEAQQLYLKGRFHWNKRTVSDFEKAIVYFDQAVEKDPNYALAYAGTADTYALMPLYGNYHPLEYIPKAKQAALRALQLDEDLAEAHASLGYIITTHEYDWDSAEKEYLRALELRPNYATAHQWYAEHLAFRGRTEEALANISIALELDPFSLVINRMKGNILGFAGRDDEAIEQLTKTIELYPESPIVRFNLGEAYAAKGMYADAIEQFLTGFRLDGRKDYEIRRYENAFKLKGWKGFWMEYLASLITLQDALVNADKPIYFDNESLAYAYAATGNKEKALEYLFKAYEARDPLLVTIRTSEVYDFLRDDPRYLELTAKIGLPR; the protein is encoded by the coding sequence ATGGATTCGGACCAACTAGGTAAAATCGAAAAGATCTTTCACGCCGCATTAGAAGTGCCGGCCGACGAGCGGGCTTCATTTCTTAGTCATGAATGCGGCGGTGACGATCAACTTCGCCGCGAGATCGAGTCTCTTCTCGAGTTTGAATCAACGGCCGAGCATTTTCTGGACGAGGCCCCGACAGTTCTTGCGGCGGAGATGTTGGCAGAAAGGACGTCGCCGAAAAAGCTCGTCGGGAAAACCATTCTTCATTACAAAATAGTTCAACTGCTCGGCGTCGGCGGAATGGGCGAGGTTTATCTCGCCGAAGACTCGCGACTGAACCGAGCGGTCGCACTAAAGCTGTTTCCCGATATGTTTTCGGGTGACCGGGGCCGAATGGAGCGATTCGTCCTCGAGGCCAGATCAGCTTCCGGGCTCAATCATCCGAACATAATCACGATTCACGAGATCGGCGAATCCGAAGGCAGAAAGTTCATCGCGACGGAGTTTGTTGAAGGGGAAACTCTTAGAGAACTGGTCGCCACGGGGAAGCTTTTGCTCGCATCGACGCTCGACATCGCGATCCAGGTGGCTTCCGCTTTGGAGAAAGCTCATTCGGTCGGCATCGTGCACCGCGACATAAAGCCGGACAACATAATGGTCCGACCGGATGGGCTTGTTAAAGTGCTTGATTTTGGCGTTGCTAAGCTGATGGAACGGGCCGAAGTGGAGGGTCCAATCGAGTCCGACATGTCCGCATTGCAAAACGGCGACGGAACGATCGCAGGTTCAATTATCGGAACGCCCAATTACATGTCCCCCGAGCAAGCTCGCGGCGACGACATTGATCCGAGATCCGATATCTTCAGCTTTGGCTCGGTCCTTTACGAAATGCTGAGCGGCAATAAAGCATTTTCCGGCAGCGATGCATCCGAAGCGCTCGAGACCATTCTTCATAAACATCCGATACCGTTTTCGGAGGCGGCTCCGGCCGTTCCCCGGACCATCGCGGCGATAGTGAATAAGTGCCTGAAGAAGCAGCCCGAGGAACGTTATCAGCAGGTCGGAGAGGTTCTGGCCGATCTTCGAGCGGAGCGGCGGAGACTTGAGTTCGACGACATAGAAACAAACGTTACTCGTGAAGATCTGACGGCCGTAGTAACACAAAATTTATCGGCAAGTTCCATGGGTGCTTCGAGACCGACACGCCGACATTTGTATGCTGCCGGTTCAATGATGATGTTGCTCATCGCGCTGAGTTCGTTCGCCGCGTACAGATACCTTACGAACACGACGGAGATCCAGTCCATTGCCGTGATTCCATTTGCTAATGCAAGCGGGGACCCTGAGATGGATTACCTCTCGGACGGTATGACCGAGAATCTGATCCGCAGCCTTTCGACCCTTCAGGGCCTATCTGTAAAGGCGCGAAGTACGGTTTTTACTTATAAGGGTAAAGATGTCCCGCCCAAGACGATCGGAGAGGAACTGAATGTCGCCACGGTATTATTTGGACGGCTGGAGCAAAGCGAAGACGGGTTAAGATTGGGGCTGGAATTGGTAGAAACAGCGACACAGAACGTGCTTTGGTCAGCGGAATATTCTCGAGAGCTTGATGATCTTATTCTTCTCCAGCGGGATGTCGCCCGCGATGTTTCGGGCCGATTGCGGCCTCAATTGACGGCAGTTGATCGGTCCCGGGTCGCTCAAAACTATACGACCAACTCGGAAGCGCAGCAACTCTATCTCAAAGGGCGTTTTCACTGGAACAAACGGACCGTTTCAGATTTCGAAAAAGCTATTGTGTACTTTGACCAGGCAGTCGAAAAGGACCCAAATTATGCTCTAGCGTATGCCGGAACTGCCGACACTTACGCACTGATGCCGTTATACGGCAACTACCATCCTCTCGAGTACATTCCAAAGGCCAAGCAAGCGGCGCTGAGGGCGCTCCAACTCGACGAGGATCTGGCGGAAGCTCACGCATCGCTCGGCTACATCATCACGACCCATGAATATGATTGGGACAGCGCGGAAAAGGAGTATCTCAGAGCACTCGAACTGCGTCCCAATTACGCCACAGCGCACCAATGGTACGCCGAGCACCTAGCCTTTCGTGGCCGGACCGAAGAGGCATTGGCCAATATCTCAATAGCTTTGGAACTCGATCCTTTCTCGCTCGTCATTAACCGAATGAAGGGCAACATTCTTGGTTTTGCGGGAAGGGATGACGAGGCGATCGAGCAGCTTACTAAGACCATTGAACTCTATCCGGAAAGCCCGATCGTTCGATTTAATCTTGGCGAAGCCTACGCCGCCAAGGGGATGTATGCCGATGCGATCGAGCAGTTTCTGACTGGTTTTCGGCTGGACGGCAGAAAGGACTATGAGATCCGACGGTACGAGAATGCATTCAAGTTAAAGGGTTGGAAGGGGTTTTGGATGGAGTATCTGGCAAGCCTGATAACTCTACAAGATGCCCTCGTTAATGCAGACAAGCCGATATATTTTGACAATGAAAGCCTGGCCTATGCCTATGCCGCAACCGGTAATAAAGAAAAGGCTCTTGAATACCTTTTCAAGGCATATGAAGCCCGCGACCCGCTCCTCGTTACAATTCGGACCTCAGAGGTTTACGATTTCCTCAGAGATGACCCGCGTTATTTGGAACTGACCGCAAAGATCGGCCTGCCGAGGTAG
- a CDS encoding serine/threonine-protein kinase, giving the protein METGTIINQYKIISAIGKGGMGEVYQAQDSKLGRKVALKILPSEFAEDKARMSRFVQEAQAAAALNHPHIAHVYEIGEANNIHYIAMEFVDGITLRDAMHKNKTDLKRLLKYLAQSAEGLAKAHAAGIVHRDLKPENIMVSRDGYAKILDFGLAKLVESTEFKPLAETPETEAATAIINQHSEPGMIMGTVGYMSPEQAEGRIREIDNRSDIFSFGCIIFEAVAGEQPFKGDSVVKSLHKIIYEPAPPIKDFTPTAPSDLQRIVRRCLAKDPEERYQSIKDVAIELKEVRREMEGGAELDATAAPNRSETLLMHATAGADSQPTRIVSTQLPAAPTQISSAEYLISGIRQNRKMAFLALGVVGLIGVAAAFGLYRMMSGTNTTTGPLFERTKITKLTNNGRVIHTAISPDGKYIAHIKSDAGKQTLLVRQASANNDIVAVPEGPAEYWGITFTPDSNDLFYITRELNQASVLYRIPALGGTPQKLMERLDSPVSFSPDGKQIAFVRGEFPEKNESVLMVANSDGTGEKVLASRKLPERFYPIYFTGPSWSPDGKTIAVSLGGFESGSKFKVLGVNVSDGKERDLTRESWEYIGNVAWLKDGQNMLMIAREEGSAYRQVWQISLTGGIPRQITSSFAEHRSLSLTSDSTRFVTALLDRMASVWVAPVSNIDQAQQISTAASGGIIDTSWTPDGRLVYSPDIRGGKADMGIMNADGSQQKPLISNAGLNIFPEVSASGKYVVYGSTQSGAYRIWIAAIDGSNPKQLTDRGRDDHPDITPDEQWVVYASFGPETRGLWKVSVDGGAPIRLTEGYYNKPVVSPDGKSIAALFLESASSPDARPDKIAILPIDGGVPLKTFSIQDSPTAGTFVRWSRDGRSIVYNQVKDNIANLWSQPIAGGTPRQISNFKEGFIYSFSFSTDGKQIAIARGNYTRDAIMVTSGD; this is encoded by the coding sequence ATGGAAACTGGAACAATAATCAATCAATACAAGATCATTTCAGCCATCGGTAAAGGCGGAATGGGTGAGGTATATCAAGCGCAGGATTCAAAACTCGGACGCAAGGTTGCGCTTAAGATCCTGCCGTCCGAGTTCGCCGAGGACAAAGCTCGAATGAGCAGATTTGTACAGGAGGCCCAAGCCGCGGCTGCACTGAACCATCCTCACATTGCTCACGTTTATGAAATTGGCGAAGCGAACAATATTCACTATATCGCAATGGAGTTTGTCGATGGGATTACCCTGCGCGATGCAATGCACAAAAATAAGACCGACCTGAAACGCCTTTTGAAATACCTCGCGCAGTCTGCCGAGGGTTTGGCAAAGGCACATGCCGCGGGCATCGTGCATCGCGACCTGAAGCCGGAAAACATCATGGTCTCGCGCGATGGATATGCAAAGATACTCGATTTTGGGCTGGCCAAGCTGGTTGAATCGACGGAGTTTAAGCCGCTCGCCGAAACGCCGGAAACCGAAGCCGCCACCGCCATCATCAATCAGCATTCAGAGCCGGGTATGATAATGGGCACCGTCGGCTATATGTCGCCTGAGCAGGCTGAGGGAAGAATCAGGGAGATAGACAACCGCTCGGACATTTTCTCTTTCGGCTGCATTATTTTTGAGGCCGTAGCAGGAGAGCAGCCATTTAAGGGCGATTCGGTTGTTAAGTCCCTGCACAAGATCATCTATGAACCCGCTCCGCCGATAAAGGATTTTACCCCGACGGCACCCAGCGACCTACAACGCATCGTGCGCCGCTGCCTGGCTAAGGACCCTGAAGAACGCTATCAGTCGATCAAGGATGTGGCCATCGAATTAAAAGAAGTCAGGCGCGAAATGGAAGGGGGAGCCGAGCTTGATGCCACCGCCGCGCCAAATCGCAGCGAAACACTTTTGATGCATGCTACGGCCGGTGCGGACAGCCAGCCAACCCGGATAGTCAGCACACAACTGCCTGCGGCACCGACACAAATATCCAGTGCGGAATATCTGATCTCCGGGATCAGGCAGAACAGGAAGATGGCGTTTCTTGCGCTGGGTGTGGTTGGGCTGATCGGCGTTGCCGCAGCTTTTGGGCTTTATCGTATGATGAGCGGAACCAATACAACTACCGGGCCGCTATTTGAGAGAACAAAGATCACCAAACTTACAAATAATGGGCGGGTCATCCATACGGCGATCTCGCCGGACGGCAAATATATCGCCCACATCAAGAGCGATGCCGGAAAGCAGACCCTGCTGGTCAGACAGGCCAGCGCAAATAACGACATTGTCGCAGTACCCGAAGGGCCGGCTGAATATTGGGGTATCACTTTTACCCCGGACAGCAACGATCTTTTCTATATAACGCGTGAGCTAAACCAGGCCAGCGTCCTTTACCGGATACCGGCATTGGGCGGCACTCCGCAAAAACTGATGGAGCGTTTAGACAGCCCCGTCTCTTTTTCGCCTGACGGCAAACAAATTGCCTTTGTGCGCGGAGAGTTTCCTGAAAAGAATGAGAGCGTACTGATGGTGGCAAACTCGGATGGCACCGGGGAAAAGGTATTGGCCTCGCGCAAATTGCCGGAACGATTCTATCCAATATATTTTACAGGCCCATCATGGTCACCCGATGGAAAAACCATTGCCGTATCACTTGGCGGGTTTGAGAGCGGAAGCAAATTTAAGGTCCTCGGCGTAAATGTTAGCGACGGTAAAGAACGCGATCTCACAAGGGAAAGCTGGGAATACATTGGAAACGTTGCGTGGCTAAAGGACGGCCAGAACATGTTGATGATCGCTCGCGAAGAGGGATCTGCTTATAGACAGGTGTGGCAAATTTCACTTACGGGCGGCATACCGCGACAGATCACCAGTAGTTTTGCGGAGCATCGCAGCCTGAGTCTCACGAGTGATTCAACCCGCTTTGTAACGGCGCTGCTCGACCGTATGGCAAGCGTATGGGTCGCACCGGTTTCGAACATCGACCAGGCACAACAGATATCAACCGCGGCCTCGGGAGGCATCATCGACACAAGCTGGACGCCGGACGGCAGGCTGGTCTATTCACCTGATATAAGGGGAGGAAAAGCTGACATGGGCATCATGAATGCCGACGGCAGCCAGCAAAAGCCATTGATATCAAATGCGGGTCTCAACATATTTCCGGAGGTTTCGGCAAGCGGAAAGTATGTAGTCTATGGTTCGACACAAAGTGGAGCATACAGGATCTGGATCGCCGCGATTGACGGCAGCAACCCTAAACAACTTACGGATCGCGGTAGAGATGACCACCCCGATATTACCCCGGATGAACAGTGGGTGGTCTATGCTTCTTTTGGACCGGAAACGCGGGGGCTGTGGAAAGTTTCGGTCGATGGCGGCGCCCCGATCCGCCTAACGGAGGGCTATTATAACAAGCCTGTCGTTTCGCCCGACGGCAAGTCAATTGCCGCACTTTTTCTGGAGTCTGCCAGCTCACCCGATGCGCGGCCCGATAAGATCGCTATTCTCCCGATCGACGGCGGGGTGCCGCTTAAGACTTTCAGTATTCAGGATAGTCCCACGGCCGGAACCTTTGTCAGATGGTCACGAGACGGAAGATCGATCGTTTACAATCAGGTAAAAGACAACATTGCAAACCTCTGGAGCCAACCGATAGCAGGCGGGACGCCACGGCAGATCTCCAACTTTAAAGAGGGCTTTATCTACTCGTTCTCATTTTCGACTGACGGCAAGCAGATCGCCATTGCACGCGGAAACTATACTCGCGACGCAATTATGGTGACCAGCGGGGATTAA
- a CDS encoding BON domain-containing protein, with amino-acid sequence MKIKRPIEIILAICFGLLLMTISAYERPAYAQCEAVTDAQLVEEIYAKFKAHGDLAGQLSHINVISFNRVIKLQGWTDSRGDYKDAFNIVASTKCVVMINVQNFRDSEPAQGDSLKPGDGGCQAGTKPCGDICIPEGDSCNISGRTKNE; translated from the coding sequence ATGAAAATTAAACGACCGATCGAAATCATTTTGGCAATATGCTTCGGCCTTTTGCTCATGACAATTTCCGCCTACGAGCGGCCTGCCTACGCTCAATGCGAAGCCGTAACCGATGCTCAATTGGTCGAGGAGATCTATGCCAAGTTCAAGGCACATGGAGACCTTGCCGGGCAACTCTCGCACATCAATGTGATCTCCTTTAACCGCGTGATCAAGCTCCAGGGCTGGACCGACTCAAGGGGCGATTATAAAGACGCCTTCAATATCGTCGCTTCGACCAAGTGCGTAGTGATGATCAACGTTCAGAATTTCCGGGATTCCGAGCCCGCCCAGGGTGACAGCCTTAAACCAGGGGATGGTGGCTGCCAGGCCGGCACGAAACCGTGCGGTGATATTTGCATTCCCGAAGGAGATAGCTGCAATATATCCGGCCGGACGAAGAACGAGTAA
- a CDS encoding sigma-70 family RNA polymerase sigma factor: protein MHQGSSQQISVLLSEWGDGDTAALEQLMPLVYDELRKMARHHMRRQPVGHTFQTTDLIHEAYLKLANREGAGWQNRAHFFAVASTAMRHILVDYARSKQSQKRGGWQERVTLNDDFAAAEEQAKEILALDDALQQLAKLDDRKSRIVEMKYFAGITNDQIAEVLKVSPETVKRDWRFARTWLLRELGVQKP from the coding sequence ATGCATCAAGGCAGTTCGCAGCAGATTAGTGTCCTTCTTTCTGAGTGGGGCGACGGGGACACGGCTGCGCTTGAGCAATTGATGCCGCTTGTTTACGACGAGCTGCGTAAAATGGCCCGCCACCACATGCGGCGCCAACCGGTTGGACACACATTTCAGACTACCGACCTGATTCACGAGGCCTATCTCAAGCTGGCTAACCGCGAAGGAGCCGGCTGGCAGAATCGTGCTCATTTCTTTGCTGTTGCATCCACGGCAATGCGGCACATTTTGGTTGACTATGCCCGATCCAAGCAGAGCCAAAAACGCGGCGGTTGGCAGGAAAGGGTTACGCTCAATGACGATTTTGCGGCCGCCGAAGAACAGGCAAAAGAGATCCTTGCTCTTGACGACGCGTTACAGCAACTTGCAAAGCTCGATGACCGGAAAAGCCGGATAGTTGAGATGAAATATTTCGCCGGCATCACCAATGACCAGATCGCCGAAGTGCTGAAGGTTTCACCTGAGACGGTAAAACGAGACTGGCGATTTGCACGGACATGGCTGCTTCGTGAGCTTGGCGTCCAGAAGCCCTGA